One window from the genome of Cervus elaphus chromosome 8, mCerEla1.1, whole genome shotgun sequence encodes:
- the MED18 gene encoding mediator of RNA polymerase II transcription subunit 18, with the protein MEAPPVTMMPVTGGTINMMEYLLQGSVLDHSLESLIHRLRGLCDNMEPETFVDHEMVFLLKGQQASPFVLRARRSLDRTGAPWHLRYLGQPEMGDKNRHALVRNCVDIATSENLTDFLMEMGFRMDHEFVARGHLFRKGIMKIVVYKVFRILVPGNTENTEALSLSYLVELSVVAPAGQDVVSDDMRNFAEQLKPLVHLEKIDPKRLM; encoded by the exons ATGGAGGCACCTCCAGTCACAATGATGCCTGTCACGGGGGGCACCATTAACATGATGGAGTACCTGCTGCAGG GAAGTGTTTTAGATCACAGCTTGGAAAGCCTCATCCACCGCCTTCGTGGTTTATGTGACAACATGGAACCCGAGACTTTTGTTGACCACGAGATGGTATTCCTCCTTAAGGGCCAGCAGGCGAGTCCATTTGTTCTAAGGGCCCGACGCTCTCTGGATAGGACAGGGGCACCCTGGCATCTTCGCTACCTGGGGCAGCCAGAGATGGGAGACAAGAACCGCCATGCCCTGGTGCGTAACTGCGTGGACATTGCAACATCTGAGAACCTCACTGACTTCCTCATGGAGATGGGCTTTCGCATGGACCACGAGTTTGTTGCCAGGGGACACTTGTTCCGGAAAGGCATCATGAAGATCGTGGTGTACAAGGTCTTCCGCATCCTGGTGCCAGGGAACACGGAAAACACTGAGGCCTTGTCACTGTCCTATCTCGTGGAACTAAGTGTTGTTGCACCAGCTGGGCAGGACGTGGTCTCTGATGACATGAGGAACTTTGCGGAGCAGCTGAAACCTCTGGTTCACCTAGAGAAAATAGACCCCAAAAGGCTCATGTGA